From Micromonospora carbonacea:
AAGGTGACCCCGCTGGACGAGGCCGTGGAGGACTACCTCGCCTCCTACCGGGCGCTGCGCGACCACGGCGACTACTTCGCGGTCAACGTCTCCTCGCCCAACACCCCGGGCCTGCGCTCGTTGCAGGACCGCGCCCACCTCGACGCGCTGCTGGCGGCCCTGGTGGGGGAGAAGCCGGTGCTGGTGAAGATCGCCCCGGACCTCACCGAGCCGGCGATCGCCGAGCTGCTGGAGGTCTGCCTCGACCGGGGCGCGGCCGGGGTGATCGCCACCAACACCACCCTGGCCCGCGACGGGCTCGCCCCCGCCGACCGGGAGCGCGGCGGGGAGGCGGGCGGCCTGTCGGGGCGTCCGCTGGCGGCGCGCGCCCGCGCGGTGGTGTCGTTCGTGCACCGGGAGACCGGCGGGCGGCTGCCTGTGGTCGGCGTGGGCGGCATCGTCGACCCCGACGACGCCGCGCGCATGTTCGACGCCGGTGCGGCCCTCGTGCAGCTCTACACCGGCTTCATCTACCGGGGCCCCGGCCTCGTCCGGGCCGCCGTCCGGGCCGCCGGGCCGTTGCCCGCGCCGGTGCCCTCGGGCGGCCGGTCGTGACCGGGGAGCCGGCCACAGCGGGTCCCGCCGGGGCCCGCAGGGGGCGCGGGTGACGCCGGAGGAGATCCTCGCCGCCGACCGGGCGCACGTGTGGCACCCGTACGCGCCGCTGCCCCCCGCGACGCCCCCGTACGTGGTGGCGGGCGCGCGGGGGGTGCGGCTGCGGCTGGCCGACGGGCGGGAACTGGTCGACGGGATGTCGTCGTGGTGGGCGGCGATCCACGGCTACCGGCACCCGGTGCTGGACGCGGCGGTCGTCGACCAGCTCGGCCGGATGAGCCACGTGATGTTCGGCGGGCTCACCCACGAGCCGGCCGTGCGCCTGGCGCAGACGCTGGTCGAGCTGGCCCCGGAGGGGCTGGAGCGGGTCTTCCTGTGCGACTCGGGCTCGGTGAGCGTCGAGGTGGCGGTGAAGATGTGCCTGCAGTACCAGCGGGCGCTCGGGCGGCCGGAGCGCCGGCGGCTGGGCACCTGGCGGGGCGGCTACCACGGCGACACCTTCCACCCGATGAGCGTCTGCGACCCCGAGGGCGGCATGCACCACCTGTGGGGCGACGTGCTGCCCCGGCAGGTCTTCGCGCCCGTGCCGCCGGCCGGCTTCGACACCCCGCCCGACCCGGCGTACTGCGCGGCGCTCGCCGACGCGGTGGCGCGGCACGCGCACGAGCTGGCTGCCGTGGTGGTGGAGCCGGTGGTCCAGGGCGCGGGCGGGATGCGCTTCCACCACCCGCACTACCTGCGGGTGCTGCGCGAGGTGACCCGCGCCCACGGGGTGCTGCTGGTCTTCGACGAGATCGCGACCGGCTTCGGCCGCACCGGCACGATGTTCGCCGCCGAGCACGCCGGGGTGAGCCCCGACGTCCTCTGCGTCGGCAAGGCGCTCACCGGCGGCTACCTGACGCTTGCCGCCGCCCTGTGCACGGCGGAGGTGGCGGCGGGCATCTCCCGCGACGGGGTGCTCGCGCACGGGCCCACGTTCATGGCCAACCCGCTCGCCTGTGCGGTCGCGAACGCCTCCATCGGCCTGCTGCGGGCCGGAGACTGGGCGGCCGAGGTGTCGAGGGTGGGCGCGGCCCTGCGGGCCGGCCTGGAGCCGCTGCGGGGCGCCCCGGGCGTGGCGGACGTCCGGGTGCTGGGCGCGATCGGCGTGGTCCAGCTCGACCACGAGGTGGACGTGGCGCGGGCGACGGCCGCGGCGGTGGACCGGGGGGTGTGGCTGCGGCCGTTCCGCGACCTGGTCTACGCCATGCCGCCGTACGTCGCCGACGATGCGGACGTCGCCCGGATCGCCACCGGGATGGCCGCCGCCGTGGCGGCCGGCTGACCGGCGTCCCGCGCGGGTGGCGGCATGAGCGTGATCGGACAGGCGTGGCGCGCCGGCGGACGCCGGACGCCGGAGGAGTCGAGAGGAAGAGGCGCGGATGGAGAGCTTCGGTGACCGGTTGCACCGGGCGATGGCGCAGCGCGGCCCGCTCTGCGTGGGCATCGACCCGCACCCGGGGCTGCTGACCCGCTGGGGGCTGACGGACGACGTCGACGGTCTGGAGCGGTTCTGCCGCACCGTGGTGGAGGCCCTAGGCGACCGGGTCGCGGTGGTCAAGCCCCAGTCCGCGTTCTTCGAGCGCTTCGGAGCGCGGGGCGTGGCGGTGCTAGAGTCAACTATCCGACAGTTGCGGGATTCTGGCTCGCTCGTTCTGCTCGACGTCAAGCGCGGGGACATCGGCTCCACGGTCGCGGCGTACGCCTCCGCGTACCTCGATCCATCCAGCCCGCTGTATGTCGACGCGGTCACCGCGAGCCCCTACCTGGGAGTAATGTCGCTGGCCCCGATGTTCGAGCTCGCCGCCACGCACGGCGGCGGGGTGTTCGTCCTGGCGCTCACCTCCAACCCCGAGGGCGCCGCCGTGCAGCACGCCCGCGGCGCCGACGGGCGCACCGTCGCGCAGGCGGTGATCGACGAGATTGCCCAGCTCAACCGGGGTGCGCAGACGATGGGCAGCTTCGGTCTCGTGGTCGGGGCGACCATCGGCGACACCGGCCACGACCTGTCGGCGGTGCGCGGCCCGCTGCTCGCCCCGGGGCTCGGCGCGCAGGGCGGCACGGCCGCCGCGCTACGGACCGTGTTCGGCGCGGGCCTGCCGTGGGTCCTGCCGTCGTACTCCCGCGAGGTGCTGCACGCGGGGCCCGACGTGGGTGCTCTGCGGGCCGCCGCGCAGCGGGCCCTGACCGACTGCCGGGCGGCTCTCGGCGGCTCCTGACTGAGTGACGGCTCGGTCATTTTGCCGTGGTCGTGGCGTGCCCACGTTGCCGAATGCGTCCGCGACCGCTAGTTTTCCCCGCGCTGGGAACCACGGACCCCTTTGGTTTCCGGCGACTCCACGTTTCACATCTGCGGCGTGGCGTCCCGCCCGTCGCGACAAGGACCTGAGGAGAACTGGTGCCCCTCCCGTCACTTACCCCCGAGCAGCGCGCAGCTGCGCTCGAGAAGGCCGCGGAGATCCGCAAGGCCCGCGCTGAGCTGAAGGAGCAGCTCAAGCAGGGCAAGACCACCCTCGCCGCCGTGCTGGAGCGGGCCGAGGGCGACGACGTCGTCGGCAAGCTGAAGGTCTCGGCCGTCCTGCAGGCGATGCCGGGCATCGGCAAGATCCGGGCGACCCAGATCATGGAGAAGCTCAAGATCGCCGACAGCCGTCGCCTGCGTGGCCTGGGCGAGCAGCAGCGCAAGGCCCTGCTCGGCGAGTTCGCCGCCAACTGAGCCCGGCGGTTCGCCGCCGACCGCACACGGCGCCGTGTAGAAACGAGCCGTGAGCACGGATGACGAGGCGCGCCCGGCGGCTCGGCTCACCGTCCTGACCGGACCCTCCGGGGCCGGCGTGGGCAGTGTCGTCGAGCCGTTCCGGGCGCGTTCTCCGTCGGTCTGGATCCCGGTGCCGGCCACCACCCGGCCCCGCCGGGCGGGCGAGGTGGACGGCGTCGACCGGGTCTTCCTCGCCCCGGCGGAGTTCGACCGCCTGATCGCCGCCGGCGGGCTGCTGGAGTGGGCCCGCGTCGGGCCGTACGCCCGCGGCACCCCGGCCGCGCCGGTGGCCGAGCGGCTCGCCGTCGGCCGGCCGGTGCTGCTCCCGCTCGACCTGCCCGGCGCGCTCGCCGTCCGCGCGGCGCGCCCCGACGCCCGGCTGGTCCTGCTCGCCCCGCCCGGCTGGCGGCCGGCGGCGGTGGCCCCGGCCGGCGACGCGCACGTCGTGGCGCACGACCACACCGGGCGGGCGGTGGACGAGCTGGTAGGCTTGTTCGGTTCTTCCTATCTGGCTCCGGCCCGACCACGGCGGAGCGGCTGAGTGACCCCACCAACCGCGTCCGCGCGGTTGGCCAGACGAACCGCGTCCGCGCGGTGCCGACAGACGCAGAGGTTATTTCGTGGGATCCATCGCCAACCCCGAGGGCATCACCAACCCGCCGATCGACGAGCTGCTCGAGAAGACGACGTCGAAGTACGCCCTGGTGATCTTCGCTGCCAAGCGCGCTCGCCAGGTCAACGCCTACTACAGCCAGCTCGGCGAGGGCCTGCTGGAGTACGTGGGCCCGCTCGTGGAGACCACCCCCCAGGAGAAGCCCCTCTCCATCGCCATGCGCGAGATCAACGCGGGCCTGCTCACCGCCGAGCCGACCGACCAGCCGTAACCGCGCCGCGCGCCGATGTCCGCCGAGATCGTCCTCGGGGTCGGCGGCGGCATCGCCGCCTACAAGGCGTGTGAGCTGCTGCGGCTCTTCACCGAGTCGGGCCACCGGGTCCGCGTGGTGCCCACCGCGTCGGCGCTCCGCTTCGTCGGGGCGCCGACCTGGGCGGCCCTGTCCGGCCAGCCGGTCGCCGACGACGTCTGGGCCGACGTGCACGAGGTCCCGCACGTCCGGCTCGGCCAGCGGGCCGACCTGGTGGTGGTCGCCCCGGCGACGGCCGACCTGCTCGCCAGGGCGGCCCACGGCCTCGCCGACGACCTGCTCACCAACACCCTGCTCACGGCCCGGTGCCCGGTGCTGCTCGCCCCGGCGATGCACACCGAGATGTGGGAGCACCCCGCCACCGTGGCCAACGTCGCCACGCTGCGCTCCCGGGGCGTCCGCGTCATCGAGCCCGCCGTCGGCCGGCTCACCGGCGCGGACACCGGCAAGGGCCGGCTGCCCGACCCGGCGGAGATCTTCGCCGTCGCCCGGCGGACCCTCGCCCGGGGCCCGCACACCCCGGCCGACCTCGCCGGCCGGCACGTGGTGGTGACCGCGGGCGGCACCCGCGAGCCGCTCGACCCGGTCCGGTTCCTCGGCAACCGCTCCTCCGGCAAGCAGGGCTACGCCTTCGCCCGGTCGGCGGTCGCCCGGGGCGCCCGGGTCACCCTCGTCGCCGCCAACGTGGCGCTCGCCGACCCGGCCGGCGTGGACCTGGTGCGGGTCGGCACCACCGAGGAGCTGCGCGAGGCCACGCTCCGCGCGGCCGCCGACGCGGACGCCGTGGTGATGGCGGCCGCGCCCGCGGATTTCCGGCCCGCCACCTACGCCTCGGCCAAAATCAAGAAAACGGAGGCGGGGGCACCTACGATCGACCTCGTCACCAACCCTGACATCGCCGCCGAGTTGGGCCGGCGACGCCGACCGGAGCAGGTGCTGGTGGTGTTCGCCGCGGAGACGGACGACGCGGAGGCCAACGGCCGGGCCAAGCTCGCCCGCAAGCGGGCCGACCTCGTCGTCGTCAACGAGGTCGGGCCGGACAAGGTCTTCGGCGCCGAGACCAACGCGGCGACCGTCATCGGCGCGGACGGCGCGGTGCACCCGATGGCCGAGCAGTCCAAGGAGGAACTGGCCGACGCCGTCTGGGACCTCGTCGTGGCGCGCTGGTCGTCTTCCCGAGGGGTGACGGGGTAGCGACCATTCCAGCGCGCCTTTAGCCCGGGTGACTACACTTCCGCGGAACGACTATTCCATAACTTAGGAGTGCCGTGACACGCCGCCTCTTCACGTCCGAATCGGTCACGGAAGGCCACCCGGACAAGATCGCCGACCAGATCAGCGACGGCATTCTCGACGCACTGCTGGCTCAGGACGCGCACAGCCGCGTCGCCGTCGAGACCCTGATCACCACCGGCCAGGTGCACGTGGCCGGCGAGGTGACCACCAAGGCGTACGCCGACATCCCGACCATCGTGCGGGAGACGATCCTCGACATCGGCTACGACTCGTCGAAGAAGGGCTTCGACGGCGCGTCCTGCGGCGTCAGCGTCTCCATCGGCGCCCAGTCCCCTGACATCGCGCAGGGCGTCGACAACGCGATGGAGCTGCGCACCGGCTCGTCGGAGAGCGCGCTGGACGCCCAGGGCGCCGGCGACCAGGGCATGATGTTCGGGTTCGCCTGCTCCGAGACGCCCGAGCTGATGCCGCTGCCGATCGCCCTGGCGCACCGGCTCGCCCGCCGGCTCACCGCGGTCCGCAAGGACGGCACGATCCCCTACCTGCGGCCGGACGGCAAGACCCAGGTCACCATCGAGTACGAGGGGCTGCGCCCGGTCCGGCTGAACACGGTCGTCGTGTCCAGCCAGCACGCGGCCGACATCTCGCTGGACTCGCTGCTCACCCCGGACGTGCGCGACCACGTCATCGCGCCGGAGCTGGAGAGCCTCGGCCTGGACACCGACGGCTACCGGCTGCTGGTCAACCCGACCGGGCGGTTCGAGATCGGCGGCCCGATGGGCGACGCCGGCCTCACCGGGCGGAAGATCATCGTCGACACCTACGGCGGGTACGCCCGGCACGGTGGCGGCGCGTTCTCCGGCAAGGACCCGTCCAAGGTGGACCGCTCGGCGGCGTACGCGATGCGCTGGGTGGCCAAGAACGTGGTGGCCGCCGGCCTCGCCGAGCGCTGCGAGGCGCAGGTCGCCTACGCGATCGGCAAGGCGCACCCGGTGAGCCTGTTCATCGAGACGTTCGGCACCGAGACCGTGCCGGTCGCCTCGATCGAGAAGGCCGTGCACGAGGTCTTCGACCTCCGCCCGGCCGCCATCATCCGGGACCTGCACCTGCTGCGCCCGATCTACCGGCAGACCGCGGCGTACGGCCACTTCGGCCGGGAACTGCCCGAGCTGACCTGGGAGGGCACCGACCGGGCCGCCGACCTCAAGTCGGCCGCAGGAGCCTGACCGGCGACACGCGCAGCGACCGGCGACCCGCTGACGGGTCGCCGGTCGCTCGCGTCTGCGTCGACGTGCCCCTGGCCCACCTCGACCGCCCCTTCGACTACCTGGTCCCCGCCGAGCTGGCCGACGCGGCGGTCCCCGGCACCCGGGTGAAGGTGCGCTTCGCCGGCCAGCTCGTCGACGGCTGGCTGCTGGAGCGGGCCGACGCCTCGGGGCACACCGGCAAGCTCGCCTACCTCGACCGGCTCGTCTCGCCCGAGCCGGTGCTGGCCGACGAGGTCGCCCGGCTGGCCCGGGCCGTCGCCGACCGGTACGCCGGCAGCCTCGCCGACGTGCTCCGGCTGGCCGTGCCGCCCCGGCACGCCCGGGTGGAGAAGGAGCCGCACGTCCCGCCGACGCCGCCCGCGCCCCCGGCCCCGCCGGAGGCGGCCGGCTGGCGGGCGTACCCGGCCGGGCCGGCGTTCCTGCGGGCGCTGACCGAGGGCCGCCCCGCCCGGGCGGTCTGGTCGGCGCTGCCGGGGGAGGACTGGCCCGCCCGGTACGCCGAGGCGGTCGCCGCCACCGTGGCCGGCGGGCGGGGCGCGGTGGTGGTCGTGCCCGACGCCCGGGACCTCGACCGCCTCGACGCGGCGCTGACCGCCGTCCTCGGCCCCGGGCGGCACGTCGGCCTCTCCGCCGCGCTCGGCCCCGCCCGCCGCTACCGCGCGTTCCTGGCCGCCCGGCGCGGGGACGTGCCGGTCGTGATCGGCACCCGCGCGGCGATGTTCGCCCCGGTGGCCCGGCTCGGCCTGGTCGCCATCGTCGACGACGGCGACGACCTGCACGCCGAGCCGCGCGCCCCCTACCCGCACGCCCGCGAGGTGCTGCTCACCCGCGCCCGGCTCGCCGACGCGGCCGCCCTGGTCGGCGGGTACGCCCGCAGCGCCGAGGCGCAGCTGCTGGTGGAGACCGGCTGGGCGCGGGAGGTGGTCGCCGACCGGGCCACCGTGCGGGCGCGTACCCCCGCCGTCGCGCCGACCGGGGACGACCCGCAGCTGGCCCGCGACCCCGGCGCGGCGACGGCCCGGCTGCCCAGCCTGGCCTGGGCCGCCGCCCGGGACGCGCTCGGCGGCGACGCGCCGGTGCTGGTGCAGGTGCCCCGGCGCGGCTACCTGCCGTCGATCTCCTGCGCGGAGTGCCGCACGCCGGCCCGCTGCCCGCACTGCGCCGGCCCGCTCGCCCTGCCGTCGGCGCGGGGGGCACCGGCCTGCCGCTGGTGTGGCCGGACCGCCGCCGCGTACGCCTGCCCGGAGTGCGGCGGCCGGCGGCTGCGCGCGGCCGTCACCGGCGCCCGGCGCACCGCCGAGGAGCTGGGCCGGGCCTTCCCCGGGGTGCCGGTGCGCACCTCCGGGCGGGAGGAGGTGCTCAGCACCGTGCCCGGCGGCGCCGGCCTCGTGGTGGCCACCCCGGGGGCCGAGCCGATCGCCGACGGTGGCTACGGCGTGGTGCTGCTGCTCGACTCGTGGGCCCTGCTCACCCGGGCCGACCTGCGGGCCGGCGAGGAGGCGCTGCGCCGCTGGCTGGCCGCCGCCGCGCTGGCCCGGCCGGCGACGGCCGGGGGCCGGGTGGTGGTGGTCGCCGACGGGGCGCTCGCGCCGGTGCAGGCGTTGCTGCGCTGGGACGCCGCCTGGTTCGCCGCCCGGGAGCTGGCCGAGCGCCGCGAGCTGGGGTTCCCGCCGGCGGTGCGGATGGCCAGCGTCACCGGCCCGGCCGACGCGGTGGCCGACCTGCTGGCCGCGGCCCGGCTGCCCGAGGCGGCCGAGGTGCTGGGCCCGGTCCCCGCCGACGGCGAGAAGGAGCGGATGCTGGTCCGGGTGCCCCGGGCCCGGGCGGCGGCCCTCGCCGAGGCGCTGCACACCGCCGCCGGGACGCGTACTCTCCGTAAGGCTGCCGATCCGGTCCGCGTCCAGATCGACCCTCTTTTGCTGTTCTAGGCGATCGGTGTGGCGGTCACGATCCGTGGTCGCCGGTGCGTGATAGCATCGCCCGTCATGCCCGGGCGCACGACGGAGTGTCGGTACGACGCCACGTCGACGACGCCAGTCAGCCGGTGATCAGGGGTGGACCAGTCGTGACCGTTCGTCAATCGATCGTCTTCAACGGTGACCTCGGCAGCGGCAAGAGCACCGTGTCCGTCGAGATCGCCAAGCGGCTCGGGCTGCGCCGGGTCAGCGTCGGCGACCTCTACCGCCAGATGGCGCAGGAGCGGCAGATGACCGCGCTCCAGCTCAACCTGCACGCCGAGCTGGACCAGGCCGTCGACGGCTACGTCGACCAGCTCCAGCAGGACATCGCGGCCTCCGGCGAGAGCCTCGTCATGGACTCCCGGCTCGCCTGGCACTTCTTCACCGACGCGCTCAAGGTGCACATGATCACCGAGCCGACCGAGGCGGCCCGCCGCGTCCTGGCCCGCCCCTCCGGCCCGGCCGAGAGCTACACGTCGCTGGAGGAGGCCCGGGCCAAGCTGCGCGAGCGCAGCGAGAGCGAGCGGGGCCGGTTCATCGTCCGCTACGGCGTCGACAAGGCCCGGCTGCGCAACTACGACCTGATCTGCGACTCCACCCGGGCCAACCCGGAGCAGGTGATCGGCCACATCATCGACGTGTACGAGGGGCGGCTCGGCGCGGACGTGCTGCGCGACGCCCCGCCGCTGCTGCTGCTCGACCCGACCCGGGTCTACCCGACCGAGGACGTCGGCGCCCTGCGCGGGCTGTGGGACGACGGCTTCGTCGACGAGGTCGCCGCCGCCGGCGACGAGGCCCTGGAGCCCCTGACGATCGGCTTCACCGGGGAGTACTTCTTCGTCGTTGACGGCCACCGGCGGCTCAGCGCGGCCATCCGCAGCGGCTTCCCGCTGGTGCCCGCCCGGCTGGCCGCCGAGGTCGACGAGCCGGTGGTGGGCGGGACGAGCGCGGTGGACTACTTCACCGCCCAGGTCCGCCCCGGCACCGTCTACGACTGGGAGGCCGCCCACGGCATCACCCTGCCGCTGCCGGCGCACTGCCTGCTGGCCGGCGACGCCGTGCTCGCCGGGGAGCCGGCCCCCGGCGCCTGACCCGTCCCGGTCGCGGGCGGGGGGAGGCCCCCGGGCACTCCGTAGACTGGTACGGCCCGACCCGCCCGACCGAAGGAGTCGTCCCGCGTGACCGTCCAGCCCATCCGTCTGTTCGGGGATCCGGTGTTGCGCACGCCGGCCGATCCGGTGGTCGACTTCGACGCCGAGCTGCGCAGGCTCGTTGCCGACCTCACCGACACGATGCGTGAGCAGAGCGGCGCGGGTCTCGCCGCGCCCCAGCTCGGAGTGGGCCTGCGGGTGTTCACCTTCGACGTCGACGACGTGCTCGGCCACCTGGTCAACCCGGTGCTGGAGTTTCCCGACGCCGAGGAGCAGGACGGCCCCGAGGGCTGCCTGTCCATCCCCGGCCTCTACTTCGACACCAAGCGCCGGCAGAACGTCGTCGCCAAGGGCTACAACAGCTACGGCGACCCGGTCCAGATCGTCGGCACGGGCCTGATGGCCCGCTGCGTGCAGCACGAGACCGACCACCTCGACGGCGTGCTCTTCGTCGACCGGCTGGACCCGGCCGGCCGCAAGGAGGCGATGAAGGCGATCCGCCAGGCCGAGTGGTACGACGCGGCGGCCCCGCCGACGGTCAAGGTCGACCCGCACGGCGGCAGCCCCTTCGGCCTGGGGCGGTGACCCGGTGCGCCTGATCTTCGCCGGCACGCCGGCCGTCGCCCTGCCCGCCCTGGACGCCATCGCGGCCTCCGGCCACGACCTCGTCGCCGTCGTCACCCGCCCCGACGCCCCCGCCGGCCGGGGCCGGGGCCTGGTCCGCTCGCCCGTCGGGGCCTGGGCCGACGAGCGCGGCGTCGAGGTGCTCACCCCGGCCCGCCCGCGCGAGCCGGAGTTCCTCGACCGGCTGCGCGAGCTGGCCCCCGACTGCGTCCCGGTGGTCGCCTACGGCGCGCTGGTGCCCCCGGTCGCCCTGGAGATCCCCCGGCACGGCTGGCTCAACCTGCACTTCTCGCTGCTGCCCGCGTGGCGGGGCGCGGCCCCCGTCCAGCAGGCCGTGCTGCACGGCGACGAGCTGACCGGGGCGAGCGTCTTCGCCCTGGAGGAGGGGCTGGACACCGGCCCGGTCTACGGCACCGTCACCGACGAGATCCGCCCCACCGACACGTCCGGCGACCTGCTGGGGCGGCTCGCCGACTCCGGGGCCGGGCTGCTGGTGGCCGTCCTCGACGCGATCGAGGCGGGCACCGCCCGGGCCGAGCCGCAGCCGGCCGACGGGGTGTCGCTCGCGCCGAAGCTGACCGTCGACGACGCCCGGGTGCGCTGGGGCGACCCCGCGTTCGCGGTGGACCGGCGGATCCGGGCGTGCACCCCCGCGCCCGGGCCGTGGACCACGTTCCGGGGCGAGCGGGTCAAGCTCGGCCCGGTCGTCCCGGTGCCCGACGGCCCCGAGCTGAAGCCCGGCGAGCTGCTGGCCGAGAAGTCCCGGGTGCTGGCCGGCACGGCCACCGTCCCGGTCGCCCTCGGCGAGGTGCGGGCCGCGGGCAAGAAGGCCATGCCGGCGAGCGACTGGGCGCGCGGCGCCCGGGTCACCGCGGGGGAGGAGCTCGCGTGACCGGGTCTGCGGAGCGCCCCCGGCAGCGGTACGACGAGCAGTCCGCCCCCCGCCCCGACCGGCGGCCCGACCGGTCGGCCGGCGGCCCCCGGGGTGACCGCCCGGCCTACGGCGACCGCCCGGCCCGCGCCGGCCGGGGCGACGACCGCCGGGACGCCCGGCGGCCGGCGCGGCCCGCCGTCGACCTGCCCCGGCACGTCGCCTACCAGGCGGTCGCGGCGGTGCACCGCGACGACGCGTACGCCAACCTGGTGCTGCCGGCGTTGCTGCGGCAGGAGCGGCTGTCCGGCCGGGACGCCGCCTTCGCCACCGAGCTGACCTACGGCACGCTGCGGCACCTCGGCACCCTCGACGCGATCCTCACCGACGCGGCCGGCCGCGACGTGGCCCGGATCGACCCGCCGGTGCGCGACGCGCTGCGGCTGGGCGCCTACCAGCTGCTGCACACGCGGGTGCCGGCGCACGCGGCGGTCTCCTCGACCGTCGACCTGGTCCGCGCGGTCGGCATCGGGGCGACCGGCTTCGCCAACGCCGTGCTGCGCGAGGTCGCCGGCCGCGACGCCGACGCCTGGGTGGCGAAGCTCGCCCCGGCGTACGAGACGGACCCGATCGGGCACCTCGCCCTGGCGTACAGCCATCCACAGTGGATCGTGCGGTCCTTCGCCGAGGCGCTCGGCGGCGACCTGGGCGAGACGACCCGGCTGCTGATCGAGGACAACGAGCGCCCGCCGGTGCACCTGTGCGCCCGGCCGGGCCTGGCCGATCCGGCCGCCCTGGCCGACGAGGTCGGCGGCGCGCCGGGGGCGTTCTCCCCCTACGCGGTCTATCTCTCCGGCGGCGCGCCGGGCGACCTGCCGGCGCTGGCCGAGGGGCGGGCGCACGTGCAGGACGAGGGCTCCCAGCTCGTGGCCCACGCCCTCGCGGTCGCCCCGCTCGACGGGTCGGACGCCCACTGGCTGGACCTGTGCGCCGGGCCAGGCGGCAAGTCGGGCCTGCTCGGGGCGCTGGCCGCCGAGCGCGGGGCCCGGCTGACCGCGGTCGAGGTCTCCGAGCACCGGGCCCGGCTCGTCGACCAGGCCACGCGGGGGCTGCCGGTGACCGTGCTGCACACCGACGGGCGCACCGTCGGCGCCGACCCGGAGCTGCCGGAGGGGCACTTCGACCGGGTCCTGGTCGACGCGCCCTGCACGGGCCTGGGCGCGCTGCGTCGCCGGCCGGAGGCCCGCTGGCGCAAGCAGCCGTCGGACCTGCCGCCGCTGACCCGCCTGCAACGGGAGCTGCTCTCGGCGGCGCTGCGGGCGGCCCGGCCGGGTGGTCTGGTGGCCTATGTGACCTGCTCCCCGCACACGGTGGAGACGCACGTGACGGTGACCGAGGCGGCGCGGCGGGCCGGGGTGCCGGCGGACTTCGTCGACGCCCGGCCGCTGCTGCCGGCCGGCATGCCGGGGCTGGGCGACGGGCCGTCGGTGCAGCTGTGGCCGCACCGGCACGGCACCGACGCCATGTTCCTGGCGGTCCTGCGCCGGGGCTGAGCCGTGACGCGGCGGGGCGGCCCTTCCGGGCCGCCCCGCCGCGTCAGTCGTCCGCCGGGTGGGTCACTGCACCGGCAGGCCCTTGGTGCCGATGCCCTTCACCGAGCGGGTGAGGTCGCGGTCGACCCACAGGAAGCACTGCACGCCCCGGTTGCCGTCCTTCCACTCCTCCTCGAAGGGGTGGTAGAAGATGGTGCCGGCCCGGTATTCCAGGTCGCCGTTGTCCGGCACCTTCGCGTACGAGGCGATCAGCGTCCGGCAGCCCTTGTGCAGGCGCATCCGGTTCTTGTCGACCTGGGCGAAGGGGATGTCGGGGGCCTGGTAGACGCCCACGAACTCGACCCGGTGCTTCTTGGTGCAGGCGACGGCGGTCATCTCCTGCACGTCGTCCTTCTTGATCTTGGGGTTGAAGCAGCGGTGGGCCAGCGCCGAGGAACCCTTCAGCGCGCCGGCGAGGCTGCCGGTGCGGGACA
This genomic window contains:
- a CDS encoding quinone-dependent dihydroorotate dehydrogenase gives rise to the protein MIFERVVRPGLFRLGGGDAEAAHEWTLRRLAAVSRSPVALAALRARYAVRAPRTVFGVDFPNPVGLAAGMDKDGAALPAWPALGFGFVEVGTVTAHAQPGNPRPRLFRLRDSEAVVNRMGFNNAGARALADRLAALPRPVGAPLGISLGKSKVTPLDEAVEDYLASYRALRDHGDYFAVNVSSPNTPGLRSLQDRAHLDALLAALVGEKPVLVKIAPDLTEPAIAELLEVCLDRGAAGVIATNTTLARDGLAPADRERGGEAGGLSGRPLAARARAVVSFVHRETGGRLPVVGVGGIVDPDDAARMFDAGAALVQLYTGFIYRGPGLVRAAVRAAGPLPAPVPSGGRS
- a CDS encoding adenosylmethionine--8-amino-7-oxononanoate transaminase; the encoded protein is MTPEEILAADRAHVWHPYAPLPPATPPYVVAGARGVRLRLADGRELVDGMSSWWAAIHGYRHPVLDAAVVDQLGRMSHVMFGGLTHEPAVRLAQTLVELAPEGLERVFLCDSGSVSVEVAVKMCLQYQRALGRPERRRLGTWRGGYHGDTFHPMSVCDPEGGMHHLWGDVLPRQVFAPVPPAGFDTPPDPAYCAALADAVARHAHELAAVVVEPVVQGAGGMRFHHPHYLRVLREVTRAHGVLLVFDEIATGFGRTGTMFAAEHAGVSPDVLCVGKALTGGYLTLAAALCTAEVAAGISRDGVLAHGPTFMANPLACAVANASIGLLRAGDWAAEVSRVGAALRAGLEPLRGAPGVADVRVLGAIGVVQLDHEVDVARATAAAVDRGVWLRPFRDLVYAMPPYVADDADVARIATGMAAAVAAG
- the pyrF gene encoding orotidine-5'-phosphate decarboxylase, producing the protein MESFGDRLHRAMAQRGPLCVGIDPHPGLLTRWGLTDDVDGLERFCRTVVEALGDRVAVVKPQSAFFERFGARGVAVLESTIRQLRDSGSLVLLDVKRGDIGSTVAAYASAYLDPSSPLYVDAVTASPYLGVMSLAPMFELAATHGGGVFVLALTSNPEGAAVQHARGADGRTVAQAVIDEIAQLNRGAQTMGSFGLVVGATIGDTGHDLSAVRGPLLAPGLGAQGGTAAALRTVFGAGLPWVLPSYSREVLHAGPDVGALRAAAQRALTDCRAALGGS
- the mihF gene encoding integration host factor, actinobacterial type; its protein translation is MPLPSLTPEQRAAALEKAAEIRKARAELKEQLKQGKTTLAAVLERAEGDDVVGKLKVSAVLQAMPGIGKIRATQIMEKLKIADSRRLRGLGEQQRKALLGEFAAN
- a CDS encoding guanylate kinase; its protein translation is MSTDDEARPAARLTVLTGPSGAGVGSVVEPFRARSPSVWIPVPATTRPRRAGEVDGVDRVFLAPAEFDRLIAAGGLLEWARVGPYARGTPAAPVAERLAVGRPVLLPLDLPGALAVRAARPDARLVLLAPPGWRPAAVAPAGDAHVVAHDHTGRAVDELVGLFGSSYLAPARPRRSG
- the rpoZ gene encoding DNA-directed RNA polymerase subunit omega, producing MGSIANPEGITNPPIDELLEKTTSKYALVIFAAKRARQVNAYYSQLGEGLLEYVGPLVETTPQEKPLSIAMREINAGLLTAEPTDQP
- the coaBC gene encoding bifunctional phosphopantothenoylcysteine decarboxylase/phosphopantothenate--cysteine ligase CoaBC; translated protein: MSAEIVLGVGGGIAAYKACELLRLFTESGHRVRVVPTASALRFVGAPTWAALSGQPVADDVWADVHEVPHVRLGQRADLVVVAPATADLLARAAHGLADDLLTNTLLTARCPVLLAPAMHTEMWEHPATVANVATLRSRGVRVIEPAVGRLTGADTGKGRLPDPAEIFAVARRTLARGPHTPADLAGRHVVVTAGGTREPLDPVRFLGNRSSGKQGYAFARSAVARGARVTLVAANVALADPAGVDLVRVGTTEELREATLRAAADADAVVMAAAPADFRPATYASAKIKKTEAGAPTIDLVTNPDIAAELGRRRRPEQVLVVFAAETDDAEANGRAKLARKRADLVVVNEVGPDKVFGAETNAATVIGADGAVHPMAEQSKEELADAVWDLVVARWSSSRGVTG